The genomic window TTTCACGCTTCTGTTGGCACGTTTCAATTTTCACGCTTCTGCTTTGAAAACTTGCGGCGGAAACAACTGTTTACTTTCAAATTGGATTTGCCTGCGTAATTTCGGCGCAACTTGCCACCAACGTTCCGCTAGTACATCACGGCAGTAGAAAGCAAGCCGTATTGCTTCCGATATGCGAAAATGAAACCAAGTACACACAAATAAAACAATTAATCACTAATACTACTGCTGGGTTGTACTAGCTGTTAGCAGTAGTACTGATAACTTAAAATAAAAGAACTTATGAAAACAAATTTTAAAGGAAGCGAAGGAAAATGGGGGTGTGTTTTCACATCTAATAAAAAAAGAGCAGTTAGGAATAAAGGAGGTTTGATTTGTATTTTGACAGAGCCTTCAAGATTTTCAGGTCAAGATGAAAGATATGATGCCGAATTAGAACAAATGAGAGCCGACCAAAGATTAATTGCGAATGCACCTGAACTTTTAAAAGCATTAGAAGATTTAGTAATGTTTTGCAAAGAAAACAATGTATGTGCAGAATTAGAGTATGCAGAAAACGTAATTAAAGAAGCATTAACGTAGTATTACTGCTAACTTGTATATAGTCGCTATTTTGTAGCGACTATCACTCCTAAATAGCAGGCAAACCCGCTATTCAGTAGCGTATACTTTGTAAATATACATTTTAATTATTATCCTACAAATTATCAAATGGACTTTTGATTTGTTGGATGCTTTTGGTACTGACATGGGTATATATTTCTGTGGTTTTGCTGCTGTTGTGACCCAATAATTCTTGAATATAACGCAAGTCGGTGCCGCTTTCCAATAAGTGTGTCGCAAAACTGTGACGTAACCAATGCAATGTTGCGGGTTTTGTTATACCTGCTTTTTTTAGGGCTTGTTTCATCACTTGTTGCAAGCTTCTGTCGTCATAAGCTTGCCCTTTGATGTTGCCTTCAAACAAATAGGTTTGTGGTTTGAATGTTACATAATAGTCGCGAAGCATCACTAATATTTTGGGCGACAAGGGAACAATTCTGTCTTTTTTTCCTTTGGCATTTTTAATTATGATGATGTTTCGTTTAGAATCTATATGTACGGGTTGGAGCGACAATAATTCGCCACATCGTAATCCACAGGCATAAATTAAACTTAGCATCGCTTTATGTTTGATATTACTGTGGGCGTTCAATATCAATTTCACTTCTTCTTTACTCAACACGTTTGGGAGTACTTTTTCTCGTTTTGGGCGATGAATTTTGTCCATTTCAATTTTAGATTCAACTATAGTTGCAAAGTATAATTTAATGGCATTGACCATTTGATTTTGATAGGAGGAAGACAAATTATTTTGTAAAATATACTCATTATTATAGCGTATAACATCATCGTTCGTGATAGCTTCTATTGGTTTTTCGTTATAAAATGTTAGGAATGATTTTAATGCCTCGGAATAAGTGTTGATGGTTCGGTTGCTGTAACGTCTAGACAATAACCATTTTTTGAACTTTTCTACCTGTCGGATGCCTTCAGGCGAAGGACGATTTTTGGGAGTTACTTCGATTTGAAATTTCAATCGATTCTCAAAGGTGTCAGGCAAATGCCAAACTCCTAAAGTTTGACTCCATCGGGAGCCTTCAAGGGCTTTAATTCGGGAGATTAATGCAGCGTCTTTTTCAAAATAAACGGCAATTCTTTTTTCTTTTCGGTGGGTAATCAATTCGGCTTTCCAGTACATAAGGCGTATAATTAGAGTGATAAATATACTAAAAATAGTGTTAACTAGCTAGTTTTTAGTGATTAGTACTTAGTCGATAGTTGTTAGATTTAGTATCGCGACGTAAATAAAAAATCAAAAATTTGCAATTATAGTAACTTTTAAGTTACCTTTGAATAATGAAAGTACGAGAAGTCATAGCATATGAAAATCACTTTGAAAGTTTTCTCTTGGAACAATCCAAAAAAGTTCAAGATAAAATATTCAAAATAATTGAAGCTATTGAAACTTTAGAGAGAGTTCCTTCAAACTATTTGAAAGCTATGGAAGGGACTAACGGTTTATACGAAGCACGAATCCAACTTGGTTCAAATATTTGGAGAGTGTTTTGTTTCTTTGATAATGGGAAACTTGTAATTCTACTAAATGGCTTTCAAAAGAAAACGCAGAAAACTCCAAAAAATGAAATTGAAAAAGCTTTGCGTTTAATGACAAAATATTACAATGAAAAAATCTAAATAAGTATGGAAACTAAAAGTTGGAAAGAAATTAAAAATGAAGTTTACGGCGAAGAGGGAACTGTAAGACGTGATGAACTTGAAAGAGAATTTCAAGGTTTTAAAATTGGTTTGCTTTTGAAAAAAGCTCGTGAAGAAAAGCATTTGACACAAACTGAATTGGGTGATTTAATTGCAAAAAAAAGAGAATATATTTCTAGAATTGAAAATAACGGAGGTAATTTAACGCTCAAGACTTTATATGACATAGTTGAAAAAGGACTTGGAGGAAAAGTAAAAATCCAAATCGAAATATAAAGCATATCTACAAACAGACGCTAAAAGCAGATTTGGTAGTTGCTTAATTTAGTTCCAAACTTCATATTGCGCGCGGACATTAGTAGTGCAAAACTTATGCAAAGGAGATTGCTATAGCTTTCTTCTTCAAATCTTTTTCATTTTGTCTTCTACTTTCTAACTTCTAACCACTAAGGACTAATCACTAAGGACTAACTTTTAACCATTAACCACTAATTACTAATCACTAATTACTAATCACTAATTACTAATCACTAATTACTAATCACTAATTACTAATCACTAAGTACTAATTACTAAGTACTAATTACTAATTACTAATTACTAATTACTAATCACTAATGACTAATCACTAAGTACTAATCACTAACCACTAACTTCTTCTTTCCGCCCAAAACTTATGAGTCCGCAAACGTTGGAGTGGGATTTTTTACTTTCAAAGAGCATAAGGCGTTCCTTATTGTGGCTGGGTTCGGGACTTTTTGCGTATTTTTATAGTTACAAAAAAAAATAGAATCCAAATGAAACAGTTATTTTCCTTACTGCTCCTATGTTCCCTGAGTTGGGTGTCCGCACAAAAGGTGGAATCACCAACGGGAACTTTGGCGCTTACGTTTCAGCTCACGCCCGATGGTCAACCAACCTATGCGGTGAGCTACAAAAATAAACCTGTGGTGCTGTCAAGCGCTTTGGGGGTGAGTCTAAAAGATAAAACGGCTTTGGCCAACCATTTTGAAGTGACGGGAACCAAAACCCACGCGGTCAACGAAACTTGGAAACCGGTATTGGGAGAACAGGCCCAAATCACTAACCATTACAACGAATTGATTGTAGCTTTGGTACAGAAAGATTCGAAAGTGAAACTCAATTTGGTCTTTAGAGCCTTTGACGAAGGGTTGGCGTTTCGCTACGATTTCCCGAAACAAGAAAACCTGAACTATTTTATCATTTCGGACGAGAAAACCGAGTTCAATTTGACCGAAAACAATAAAGTGTTCTGGATTCCAGGTGATTTTGACAGCAATGAATACGTGTACAACGAAACGAAATTCTCCGAAATTGACAACGAAAAACTGAACCTTAACAACGGAATCGGCGTAAAATCCATTCCCGGGAAATACACGGTGCAAACACCTTTGCAAATGAAATCGCCTTCAGGGCTGTATCTCAATATTTTTGAGGCAGCAGTGGTGAATTATCCCGTAATGCATTTGGATGCCAACGTGCAAAAGTACACGCTAAAAGCCAATTTGGTGCCCAACGCCATTGGCGACAAAGCCTATTTACAAGCGCCTTGCGTGTCACCTTGGCGTACGATTATGGTCAGCGATGATGCGAGAAAAATTGTGAGTTCCAAATTGATTTTGAACCTCAACGAGCCTTCTAAAATCGAAGATACCTCTTGGATAAAACCAATGAAATATGTGGGGATTTGGTGGGAAATGCACGTGGGGAAATCGACTTGGGATTATGCGGGTTCTCAAAATGCGCAAAACGCTGCGGGCAATCCAATTCCAACAGGCAAACACGGCGCTACTACCGAAAATACCAAACGCTATATTGATTTTGCCGCCAAGCACGGTTTTGACGGCGTGTTGGTCGAAGGTTGGAACGTAGGTTGGGAAGACTGGGTAGGCAACTGGAAAGAGGATGTTTTTGATTTTACGACGCCTTATCCCGACTTTAATTTGGCAGAAGTTTCGGCCTACGCCAAAGCAAAAAACGTAAAAATGATCATGCATCACGAGACTTCGGGTTCTGTGGGCAACTACGAACGCCACTTGGATCGCGCACTGGATTTGATGAAGAAATTCGATTATCCTGCGGCCAAAACGGGTTATGTGGGCAAAATCATTCCGCGTGGCGAATTCCACGACGGACAAGCAATGGTGAATCACTTTAATTTTGTGGCGCGTCGCTTTGCCGATAACAAATTGATGGTCAACTCACACGAATGTTCGCACCCAACTGGTTACAGCCGAACCTATCCCAACTACATCGCGGCCGAATCGGCTCGTGGGAACGAATTCAACGCTTGGAGCAACGGAAATCCGCCAGCGCACGAAACCATTTTGCCTTTCACGCGTCAGTTGGGCGGTCCTATGGATTACACCCCGGGGATTTTTGAAATCAAAATGAGCTACTACGATAAAAACAAAACCGAGCAGGTTCACACTACTTTGGCGAAGCAATTGGCCTTGTACGTGACGATGTATTCTCCCTTGCAAATGGCGGCCGACTTGATTGAAAACTACGAGAAATATCCCGATGCTTTTCAGTTCATCAAAGACGTTGCGATGGATTGGGACGAGAGTTTGTATCTAGAAGCGGAACCCGGCGATTATCTTACCGTGGCCAGAAAA from Flavobacterium sp. 9R includes these protein-coding regions:
- a CDS encoding type II toxin-antitoxin system RelE/ParE family toxin encodes the protein MKVREVIAYENHFESFLLEQSKKVQDKIFKIIEAIETLERVPSNYLKAMEGTNGLYEARIQLGSNIWRVFCFFDNGKLVILLNGFQKKTQKTPKNEIEKALRLMTKYYNEKI
- the xerA gene encoding site-specific tyrosine recombinase/integron integrase, which codes for MYWKAELITHRKEKRIAVYFEKDAALISRIKALEGSRWSQTLGVWHLPDTFENRLKFQIEVTPKNRPSPEGIRQVEKFKKWLLSRRYSNRTINTYSEALKSFLTFYNEKPIEAITNDDVIRYNNEYILQNNLSSSYQNQMVNAIKLYFATIVESKIEMDKIHRPKREKVLPNVLSKEEVKLILNAHSNIKHKAMLSLIYACGLRCGELLSLQPVHIDSKRNIIIIKNAKGKKDRIVPLSPKILVMLRDYYVTFKPQTYLFEGNIKGQAYDDRSLQQVMKQALKKAGITKPATLHWLRHSFATHLLESGTDLRYIQELLGHNSSKTTEIYTHVSTKSIQQIKSPFDNL
- a CDS encoding glycoside hydrolase family 97 protein, with amino-acid sequence MKQLFSLLLLCSLSWVSAQKVESPTGTLALTFQLTPDGQPTYAVSYKNKPVVLSSALGVSLKDKTALANHFEVTGTKTHAVNETWKPVLGEQAQITNHYNELIVALVQKDSKVKLNLVFRAFDEGLAFRYDFPKQENLNYFIISDEKTEFNLTENNKVFWIPGDFDSNEYVYNETKFSEIDNEKLNLNNGIGVKSIPGKYTVQTPLQMKSPSGLYLNIFEAAVVNYPVMHLDANVQKYTLKANLVPNAIGDKAYLQAPCVSPWRTIMVSDDARKIVSSKLILNLNEPSKIEDTSWIKPMKYVGIWWEMHVGKSTWDYAGSQNAQNAAGNPIPTGKHGATTENTKRYIDFAAKHGFDGVLVEGWNVGWEDWVGNWKEDVFDFTTPYPDFNLAEVSAYAKAKNVKMIMHHETSGSVGNYERHLDRALDLMKKFDYPAAKTGYVGKIIPRGEFHDGQAMVNHFNFVARRFADNKLMVNSHECSHPTGYSRTYPNYIAAESARGNEFNAWSNGNPPAHETILPFTRQLGGPMDYTPGIFEIKMSYYDKNKTEQVHTTLAKQLALYVTMYSPLQMAADLIENYEKYPDAFQFIKDVAMDWDESLYLEAEPGDYLTVARKTKGKDTWFLGAITDENARTTEIKLDFLTKGKKYKAIIYEDAKNAHWEKNPIAYTIKTQVVTSASKLKLQLAPGGGTAISFEPLP
- a CDS encoding helix-turn-helix domain-containing protein; its protein translation is METKSWKEIKNEVYGEEGTVRRDELEREFQGFKIGLLLKKAREEKHLTQTELGDLIAKKREYISRIENNGGNLTLKTLYDIVEKGLGGKVKIQIEI